The Cylindrospermum stagnale PCC 7417 genome segment CAAGTGCTGTCTGAAGTAACTCAAGGGCTTGAAGAATGGATTGATAGCAGTATATCAGCCATTACTTCAGAAACCCTAACTCAAGCCTTTTCAGAAATTGCCAAAGCTTTTGAAAAATTAGTTGAGCCTAGTGAATTTGACACCAATCAACAAAATATTGCTAGTCAAAATATATTTGCAGCAATGGTTGATTTCTTCAAAATAGATGACTGGACTTGTATCAAGATTGAAGGTGAAGCAGCATTGCAGATGGCATTTTCTGGGAAAAATGGTGTATGTAATTGCTACGCTAAAGCCAAAGAGATAGAGCAGCAATTCGTCTTTTACTCTATTTGCCCCGTCATAGCTCCAAAATCTAAGCATCAGGCTATTGCAGAATTTATTGCTAGGGCAAACCATGACATGATTATCGGCAATTTTGAACTAGATTTTAACAGTGGAGAAATTCGCTACAAAACCAGTATTAATGTTGAAGACGGTAAACTCAGCTTTAACTGCATTAAGATTTTGGTTTACACCAACGTCAAGATGATGGATAAATATCTTGCAGGAATTTTATCTGTAATTAATGATAATGTTTCGCCCATGTCTGCGATTAAGCAAATTGAACTGATGCAAGATGTTTCCCAATCATCAGATGAAATTGTGCAGAGTTTAGTTGTTGCACCTACTGATAAACCAGAAGAGTTAGTGGTTAACTCAACTTTGCAACTAGAAATACAGCCACAGGAGGAAAAAATCCCGGAAAGACAATCTCATATATTAGCCAGATTAACACCAGATGAAATTGGTAAATTACATCAAGCATTGCAGATGCTGGAACCTTATCAGCGTAAACAAACTCAAGCAATTTTAGAGAAAGTCAAAGGATTAATTATTGCTAGATTGGGTAATTTGGGAACAGAAGTATTTGATGAAGCATTTACTTTTTTTACTAAAACTAAATTTCCGGGAATTATTCTAAAATTAACTCAACGTTATTCTAGAATGGCGGGACAGACAAAATTATTTATACAGCAATTAAAAGATTGGATTAAACAATATGGTGAAGCAGCAGATAATTCTGACATCAACCTAGCTATAGAAGATTTGGAAAAACTATTTGGTCGGATTAACAAGCGTCTGGAAGAACTACCAACAGATAAGTTGCTAGGTGAAAAAGAACTAATATATTTACTTGAGATTGAACAATTTAGGGAGCAGTTAGCATTTTTTGATAAATTTATCAAAAATCTCCCTGAAAAACCTCCAGACGGATTGGCTTCTACCTAATAAACATTTTCCACTAGGCTGATTTCAAGTTGTATTGACAAAAGCGTCTGAGGAATGCGATCGCGCGTAGCCTGTCCGAATCACCCAGCGCAGTGCCTTCATGCGATCGCATTTCCAATGGATGTATTGAAACATTTCTGGGTCTTGAAAGCGGGATATAACTTCAGATATCAGCACTGATTACTCATTTTGGCGGCAAATGCCAAACACTGAAGTATAACCGTGGAGGAAGGTACTACCACTAACTGGGCCGATTTCGCCGCTACAGAAAAAGCCGCCTAGGGGGATATGATTGAGATAGCGCCTAAATAACTCAGAATCAAAATTGGGTTTGCCGTAGAGTCCTGCACCGCGTCCCAAACAGGTAAACATTAAGGCAGCAACGGCAGAGGGTTCGGTGCTGTGTTGGCTTTGATAGCGTTCTAGGAGTAATTCTAAGTCTTCAGCCGAGGCTTGGGCATCGCGCAGGTGGAATTGCAGCCGTTGACCAGGACGAACGCGATCGCCAATTGCGATCGCTCCTGCTGATGGATCTACTCCGAGGATGCTGCGAATTAAAAAGTCTCCCTGCTGCAAACAAGGCTTAAATCCATCCATCGCTACACCGACAAACAGAGAGTGCTGTGCCAGCATCCGTTCTTGTTCGCTGAGACTGCCAATTAAATCTCGCAACACCACCAAGGGTACTTTCTCATCCAACTCGAGGATGATATTGCGCTCAGATTTGGTCACTTGCAATGGCTCGCCAATCGGTCTACATCCTTGGGCGACAATTGTTTCCACAACAATATTACCGCTCAAAGCTAGACCCACCGTTCCCTCGCGATATAGGCGTTGGTGCTGGCTGCCTCTGGCATCGTTACAAAATAGGGCAATCCGACCACCCATACCCCCACCACTAGCCTGTCCCCCCAGAACCACCGATCCAGGATAAGCAAAATCTAGCCCCTGCAATAAATCTTTGATCCCCGAAGAAAAAGAACTGGACAGCAAGATAAACTGGGGGGCTGGTGATGGTGGTACACCGATTAAATCAATCCAAGCCTCTGGCGGACTATCCAAGTCAGGTAACTCTTCACTAACAACATGAAAGACTTGAACATTCACCCCTGGAAGATGGGCTAATGTCAGGCTGATGGCTGGTTCTGCTTCTATTTCTTGGGGTTCTCCCTTAACTGTCGTACCAATCACACCTCCACCACTACAGCCAATTAGCATCGGTACTGAAAGTTTATCAGCCAGCAAAGGTAAGAGTCGCGAATACTCACTCGTAAAAGCAGACGAAATGAAGATCAGCCCTATATCCGCAGGTGCTGTTAAAGATGAGACAGCTTGTTGCACTACATCTGCAACAGCTGCTTCTAAAGAATGATGAGTTGACAGGGCGTTTGCCCACTGCATTTGGTCTGCCATTAGTTCTCGGCTCTTTCTCTTATTAGGCTAGTAGTTATTAGACCTGGTAGTACTTTATAGGTGCGTATCCAGCCAATAAACGGCAACTTATGGCGCAAACCGGCTCATTGATTCTTTAGAAGGCATCTAAAGCTGCTAGACCCTACTTATCCCTGGACTTTCAGCAATCAAGGCGATGCCAATTGCTCCCAACCACAGCCCTAAAAAGGATGATAGTGGCTTGTGATTTTTATTCTTCTCCTAACAAAAACGCTACGCGATGGCACGGAGCGCCCACACTGAGCGTGATATCGCTTTTTTCCTATGTACTTTGATAGTGAGGGCATCGGAAGAGCGTGTAGGCATACACTCTCTTTTACCTGAAGAATAACGACCATTTAACTCAAGCGTCCCATCACTAGGAGTCTTACCGCTCCTTAAGGGTCATTGCTAGTTCTTTAAGTTTATCAGGAAATGTGACGAAATGAAGTCAAACACAACTTGGGTGGGTTTCCAAATGAACCACGAAGTTTTATGATCATCTCTCTGTAGTACCAACGCCACAAAATCTTAAAACAAAAAGGTGAATGCAGTATAGTTCAGGCAGTTTGCTGTATTAGTTATGGATTATCAGGCTCACACCCGAACTTATCAGTTAAATGGTTAAAATGGTAAGCGATAAAGTCAAAAGCTGCCATTCCTGAAATTTTTCTATACTGGTATTAACAACACACAACGAGACTAAAGCAATGACCAACATCCAACAAAAAACAAACAGCGACATCCAAGAAAAAATTCAAGACGAAGTGGAACAGGCGCGTACTGTCTGTGATATTTCAGGTAGCAACTCGGCAGAGTGCGCTGCGGCTTGGGATGCAGTCGAAGAACTGCAAGCTGAAGCCTCCCACCAGCGTCAAAGCAAGCAAAAAAACTCTTTAGAACAGTACTGTGATGACAACCCCGATGCAATTGAGTGTCGGGTTTACGATGACTAACAATTGAGTAAGTGAATATTAATTTCATCCGGTGAGCAAGCAACTAGTAGCTCTTGACTGAATATCTTGCACCTTCACGCCACTTCTGCATAAATCTCACTTTCCCCTCGGATGATCTCCGGGGTTGGTAAAATTTAGGGGGTTACTTCCGGGGTTTTGACCCTCAGCAATAACCTCTAGACCCTAAAAAACTGGGG includes the following:
- a CDS encoding YbjN domain-containing protein gives rise to the protein MTTYTQNHQLNTELTLQDSEQSPLTVQAKTLTLTTQNDILIESRLTFHVNPELYQRIHTQGLFNLQPELRGSLTNGEFDSETNIAITASLKPDLLPHLTPHLDNAPAYLQKLSQENPSNPLLSTESWLGLQVNQQRLPIATGYSTFWDYVNFTAISGENLDSEQISKGVSNFFENWAEANLEPIANDAISQVLSEVTQGLEEWIDSSISAITSETLTQAFSEIAKAFEKLVEPSEFDTNQQNIASQNIFAAMVDFFKIDDWTCIKIEGEAALQMAFSGKNGVCNCYAKAKEIEQQFVFYSICPVIAPKSKHQAIAEFIARANHDMIIGNFELDFNSGEIRYKTSINVEDGKLSFNCIKILVYTNVKMMDKYLAGILSVINDNVSPMSAIKQIELMQDVSQSSDEIVQSLVVAPTDKPEELVVNSTLQLEIQPQEEKIPERQSHILARLTPDEIGKLHQALQMLEPYQRKQTQAILEKVKGLIIARLGNLGTEVFDEAFTFFTKTKFPGIILKLTQRYSRMAGQTKLFIQQLKDWIKQYGEAADNSDINLAIEDLEKLFGRINKRLEELPTDKLLGEKELIYLLEIEQFREQLAFFDKFIKNLPEKPPDGLAST
- a CDS encoding FIST signal transduction protein, with product MADQMQWANALSTHHSLEAAVADVVQQAVSSLTAPADIGLIFISSAFTSEYSRLLPLLADKLSVPMLIGCSGGGVIGTTVKGEPQEIEAEPAISLTLAHLPGVNVQVFHVVSEELPDLDSPPEAWIDLIGVPPSPAPQFILLSSSFSSGIKDLLQGLDFAYPGSVVLGGQASGGGMGGRIALFCNDARGSQHQRLYREGTVGLALSGNIVVETIVAQGCRPIGEPLQVTKSERNIILELDEKVPLVVLRDLIGSLSEQERMLAQHSLFVGVAMDGFKPCLQQGDFLIRSILGVDPSAGAIAIGDRVRPGQRLQFHLRDAQASAEDLELLLERYQSQHSTEPSAVAALMFTCLGRGAGLYGKPNFDSELFRRYLNHIPLGGFFCSGEIGPVSGSTFLHGYTSVFGICRQNE
- a CDS encoding Calvin cycle protein CP12, yielding MTNIQQKTNSDIQEKIQDEVEQARTVCDISGSNSAECAAAWDAVEELQAEASHQRQSKQKNSLEQYCDDNPDAIECRVYDD